The region taaGTAGTATTATGATGAAATAGTTTGTTATTCAAACTCATCcaacaataagaaaaactatggaaaaatcatcaaaagtggttttttcaaactaaaaactgcaaggatcgTACACATCcatttcaatctgcagttctgagacatttcatgtattaacatcatATACATAGATCTACATACATCCATCATCTACTGGCTATTATCATCAACCCACagaatgaccagctcccagttggcctgataacTCAACTAGTAGAGTACTGCACCTGCAATGGAGGTCAGGATTTGAGTCCccattcaggcctttctcactactgcttaagtagtgcTAAAAACTGGGAGGATCATATATACACAAACTGCTGCATTCCTATCCATGAGATACACTAGTCTGGTCATTTTACTAGTGTTGCCAGTGTCAATCTGTATCATTAGTATACTTAACATACTTGTTAGATTTATTGTGTGCAAAATAAACAACTGAACTTGAACTAAAAACTGGTATTAAATTAAGGTATTTAAGGGTGTAGCTTTAAAGGTATTTAAGGGTATTGAAAGGTATTATTGTATTtctaaacaatttttttacttgttGGAAGATTGTCATGCTTTGTTACTTCTATAAATCTATGGTACTCCTTCACAACATAGTCTAGGCAATCTGACTGGCTTTACACTGTACAAAAGaggataaataataataatttattgaaaaattcCTTAATAAATTATAAGGATTAGagagaacaataattttttctgaCGTATGCTACAATGATTGAGGTTTCAGAATCTCTCTTGACAAGAAGTCAATTTATTCTGATGTATGCTACAATGATTGAGGTTTCAGAATCTCTCTTGACCCCAGGCCTTTGCAAATCTCACTGCCTTTTTTAGGCCAACTGAAATTCAAAGTCTTTGAAGTCAgtcaaaaagttttctatcCGTGCATTAAGACAGTTGTCAATAGGTAAAACATTGTCTTTGCAGTAATCTGAGTGAACGTTGTTGCTGCAAGTAAGAAACGTGAAAGCCATTTCATGTCAGTATTAGGATCTtctataacaattattgtactCAATATGTTAGAAACCTCATCacggttttgcaattttacAAATGAGACATGTGCTTCAATAAATTGTGTGTAATCTTTGTTGAAGTTATTACAAAGGAGCTCAAGCAACAGAACTAGAATAGCCAAGAACAATGGATTTAACATAGAGATTTGGGGATTAATTTACAGGTTCCACCAATGGATGAATTTTACATTTTGCTACATTCCTTGCCATTTTAACCAACACTAACCAACGCGcactaaccaactgagccacaaGGCATGGCTCCGTTGGTTAGTGTGCGGCTTTCGGAGCAAGAGGTCCCCGGTTCGATACTTGgtgacttcaacgtctgctTCGACCTTCCCCTGATCCGTGTAGCCATAGCTTTATATACCAGTAAAATGGAGCACTGAAAGAGGGAGGGGGGGTAAAAGGGCGCACCatcggcttccattgataccagtctCGTAACTGAAAGACCTACAGTACCGTGTCAAATAAAGTGCCTTTAACTTTACCTTTCGCATTCTGACATTTATACGAAGTGATCATACACACCTTAAGGTATGTCAAGGACCTGGAAACTAATTACAATAGATAAAACTTAAGGTACAATAATCTGATTGAATCTTGTGAGATTTGGACAACATTCAGAGGTTATGGTCATCCTAGGTTAAGCTTCCTATCTACATTTACAAAGTCACTTACTTGAGGATCTGAAAATTGCTTTTTAAATCTCTCATCGTATGACCACAGTAGTCTTATATCACGAATACCAAACAATGCCATAGCCAAGTTGTCCAAGTTTAATTCCATCAGCCAACCCTGAAAATGTTGTTGAGAAGTTTTGATGTGGACAACATTAGAATCTAGGATACCACATGACAGAATCACCCTCTCTCCATGGTACATCTCAGTTTGTGTTGATGGTTGAAAAAGGTTGTTCACACAATCTTCAGGCGATTTGTCATACCCTAGATACTTTTTCTCCAGCCTACAAAATATGCACATCTCTTGAGCCCTTAGCTTTCCACATTCACATCCAATGTCTGCGCTTGCACCATTTTCTaggtttttaaattttgtttgtgttccATTCGGCAGCTCAATTATCTCTGAATTAGTGAACAGATGCAAATCAGAGGTTGAAATAGCTGGTGAATTACTTGAGCACTTAGTCCTTTTTCTCACTACATTGAGATCACAGCACATGTTCTTCAGGAATAAATCAATCACAGCTTCTAAGTTAGATCTGACTTCTGCAGCAGTTGCAGAATTTGACATAGTATGCACCGCTATGACTTTGTGGCTGATTGGATGATTCTCAGACGATGGAGGAAAAAAGAAGTTAATATCAGTCCCACTCATAACGAAGGAACAAGCCTTTTCCTTGAGGCAATGTACAGCTTTGTCCAAAAGAGTTTTGTTGTCTCTTGTCACTTCAACTAAACTTGACTGATCAACTTGCAGAGGAGAATTGTCAAATTCTGTAAATTCACTGAAAACATGTGCATCATCAACTACCAAATCCAAGAAGAAACTTTTCAGCTTGTTTGTAATGATGTAAACTGGATTACATGGAACTGCACAATGATTTTCCGGAGTGCAGCATAGTCTTTTAGTGTCATTACCACGGTGAATAAAAGACCTGCACAAAAGtaagataaaaatagtacaATAAATATTACTACAAGGAGGAAATAAGTGCACAGTGAGAATGTTGGGTTGGTGAGGATTATTATTCATAATCACTTGTCTGCAGTAATTGCTGCTGTctataaataataatcatacaACCCACTAGTTGCACACTCATTACCTCATTGCAAACATTAATTAAGTTAGGTGTTGAAAGACTGCTGTAGCAATCGGCATGCAACCAGGGAAGACATTGGCTTCTCAGAACCCCTAGCCAAAAAGGGTCATAAAAATTTGCCCAGAaatattattctatttttagacCCACCATAGAAACCAGTAGTCACTTTTGGTCAGAATCTAGTATCACTCCATCCTAACCTTTAACTTCTAAGTTTACAATGAAATGAGATGATGTTAAACTAATGTTTAGTTTAACAACAaattagtttaaaaaattagttttaaaaaaaataagtttaaaaTATCCAATTCTTGACACAGTTTGtttaatcataattattacgATTAAAACAACTGAGTCAAGAATTGGATTCTTTTTTACTGAATCATCACATTCTTTTACCAAAAGAATCACTTTTTCCAACTTTCTTTCCTTCccaattgtcaaaaaaattatgtgcAGCACCATTTTAGTAACTCTATTGAAAAACATCCAATCAATCCAGATGTGAATCTGACagtcattgttattttttgtcacTAAATCCTGCAAGACATCCGTTCAAGCCTTCAACTAGGAAGAACATCCAGGCCTGAATTCTTTCAGTTCAGAAATCCAACTTACGCAGCATCATCTGGCACAATGTCAAGTGGAACACCATGCACAAACACATGGGTAAGGCCATTAACAGTGTGGAAACCTTTACCGAGCTGTCCACGAAATCCTGCACTTCTGTAACAGTGATAATCTGCACTTGTGAATGGGTAAACCACTCTCAAAATCATATCTAAAATGGTGATATTGGTGACTAAAGTTGCTAAATGaacttgtaaaaaacaagCTCACATTTGACTTTGTAAGAACTACTTGAAATCATGACACATTGGTGAAAGGTAAAGCATCTCCCATGCAACCTCACTTCAAGGTATAAGGTGCCCAAGAGCGTAgccagggggggggggggtcctggggtgcccgtgaccccccttttgcaagctttttttaaccaaacaacctagaACAGGTGgtgaaaatgccatgacgtttcagcttgaaaatgtccaaacaAATGAGTACCCtgactttgacacagtgtgaccccccctttgaaTACTCCTGGCTATGCCTATGAAGGTGCCTATTAAAACTTATCAATTTAATATCAAAGTCAATCATCTTTTTATGTCAACATGCACTTTTGTTCGCTATCCACTATCCACTATTACTTTTTCTATATCACATCAGTGATATGACATCCCCTGGATAGAGAAGAAGCTGGGATGATGAAAGTCCTTTTATAGGTCAGTACATCTTAAAATTGCAAGGTATAATGGTGCTCACTTGATTTTGCAGCTTGATAAACGACCTGCCAAGAATTCCCCAATTCCCTTCTAGGGTTGTCCATAGGTGTCCCCCCTTGCCCCTGGCAAAGGCTCACACATATTTCCCCTTCGAAAGGCTCCACGTGTTTCACTGCGcttgcaaaaaacagctccaacAACTTCCTAGATTTTCCAATGTTTGATTTCCCACCAAGATGGggaaagttgaaaattattCGATCAAAGACTCTTGAgccaaatgttttcaaaatgttagTTGCATCAACTTCGTGAAACATCTCTAAGTTTTCGCATTCTGATAATTTCGCAATGTTCTCAACAGCGAAATCATTGTTTGCCAACTCAGCGCGTGAATCCAGAGAGGTTGCGATGATTTTAACTGATGTATAAGATAGCGAAGACGCTAGGCAAAgagtaaatgaaaaatttccaTCTCCAACGATCAAAACATTCTCAGAATACAACTTTGGATCTAGTAACGCCATCACGGATGCCCAACGACAAGCAATGTGTTAACGTGGAGTGACTCTCCGATAGCAGTTTGAAATTGGGTATCCTGTGTGTTAATGATGTAGAACCTAATCCTCTGCGATCACACTAAAACGCCTTGAGGCGCTCACGCGCGAAGCATTTCTGTCGTGGGAAGATGCTTGGTTGCTACAAACCTCGTTCCTAGGGCCTCTCTTCTTCTCTTCACCTAGAGCTCCAGGCCAGGAAAATGCATTGATTTCCTGCAATGCCAAGGATCATGAGCTGCAGCACTTCTGACGGTAGTGCGAAGATCAGATGTTGCGTTACGGTTACAGCAAAGGTTGTGCAGTCTCCTGGCATTGGTGCGTGGCAAAAACAGGAAATAGCATGCGAAGAAAACACTCAAAAGGAGGGTACTGGGCCTCGAGTGCTCCTTCACGCCTTCAGCCGAGGCCCCTCCTCTTATGAATACTTGTTACACAGGCTAGGCAGGATGTTATCGAGGAACGACATGAGTAATAACTCAGAATTTCTGCCAATCGTCCTTAGGTTATTGTCAATAACATACCGGATAAGACATGCACTCATCATTTATTAAATATGGtatttgatgatgatgatgccaACAAAGCATCGTTTCATTGACCTCAGGACAAGTTGATACGGAATAGGATTTGAAGCTGGAATATCAGTATGTTGACAAAAAAAGCTGTCTGTAAAATGTATGGCAACAATGCCAGTTTTAATCCAAGTTGAGGTGTTATGCCACTCCGACAATATTGATAACTTAAAAAGGATGGGAGTAGCTAAGATCACACTGAAAGTCACTTTAtgttaatgtaaaatttacataatgaCCGCAAGAGGCTGAAAAAGTAATACTTATAAGCTTTTGCTACCACAATAGGAGACTTCCTATTCAAAGGTatccaaaaaaggaaaatttctctCTTAGAAATGCCAGCCATCGGATAGCTTCTTTAGGAATAAAAACCTATTGTGCAGAAAATTATCAGATTTCTAAAAACACAAAGTATGATCTGCAGGGATGGCATTATTTGGGTTTTCAATAAACTGTTGTTGCTAGAATTTTCAACTGCTTGACTGATCTCTCCACCCTGCTTTTAGCATAAACCTctgcaaataaaaacaaaaatataattcctacatgtaaataattaataataagtaTTGATTGTAGAGGGGATTAATTCATGGTGGCATGAACatatgaatttaattttcgagtggcaaaacaatactttACAAACGAGCGCATTAAGTgagtaaaattttgtttttggcactcgaaaataaaattcatatctgCAAGCCACTGTGGAATGttcattttattatatggACAAGAGTATTTTACTGGAAAATACCAAAATTATGTCCTCGATAAACTCATGTGAGATTGTGGAAAATTAACCACTCAGGTTCTGGATGTAGGTTTTAGAAATTTTACAAGTGGTATATTTTCCAGTGAAACAGTCATGtctataaaattaataattattattattgacgcataaaaactataactttaaaaatatAGACATCAGGTCAAGATTAAGAGTTTCAAACAACTCATTACTTCAATAATGGAGGACACCCAAGTATCTTCCagttaataataaaatgtaaGGTTAATGCATTTAAGtaaagttattgttattacctTTTGGACAGCAGGAACATGAACATAAATCACTGTGTCACCAAAGCATGGTTGTGTGAAACTCAGAACACCAAAAAAACTACCTTTGGCAGGTGACAAGTAGAGTTAAACTGCAGCTCACATGCAGGAAACTCAGTGAAAGAGTCCTTTAGAGACTTGTGACTCACCATCTACAAGATTAAAGGATATGTCAgcttcgagaaaaaaaaaaaaaacatcccaGAGATGCATACATCA is a window of Acropora palmata chromosome 4, jaAcrPala1.3, whole genome shotgun sequence DNA encoding:
- the LOC141878597 gene encoding uncharacterized protein LOC141878597, whose translation is MALLDPKLYSENVLIVGDGNFSFTLCLASSLSYTSVKIIATSLDSRAELANNDFAVENIAKLSECENLEMFHEVDATNILKTFGSRVFDRIIFNFPHLGGKSNIGKSRKLLELFFASAVKHVEPFEGEICVSLCQGQGGTPMDNPRRELGNSWQVVYQAAKSNMILRVVYPFTSADYHCYRSAGFRGQLGKGFHTVNGLTHVFVHGVPLDIVPDDAALTSSHFIVNLEVKDSSNYCRQVIMNNNPHQPNILTVHLFPPCSNIYCTIFILLLCRSFIHRGNDTKRLCCTPENHCAVPCNPVYIITNKLKSFFLDLVVDDAHVFSEFTEFDNSPLQVDQSSLVEVTRDNKTLLDKAVHCLKEKACSFVMSGTDINFFFPPSSENHPISHKVIAVHTMSNSATAAEVRSNLEAVIDLFLKNMCCDLNVVRKRTKCSSNSPAISTSDLHLFTNSEIIELPNGTQTKFKNLENGASADIGCECGKLRAQEMCIFCRLEKKYLGYDKSPEDCVNNLFQPSTQTEMYHGERVILSCGILDSNVVHIKTSQQHFQGWLMELNLDNLAMALFGIRDIRLLWSYDERFKKQFSDPQVSDFVNVDRKLNLG